Proteins encoded within one genomic window of Mesorhizobium sp. AR10:
- a CDS encoding ABC transporter ATP-binding protein encodes MIEIKSVTRSYGAFKALDDASLIIKEGEFFSLLGPSGCGKTTLLRMIAGFDNTTTGSISVGGQSMEGIPANRRPTNMVFQSYAIFPHLNVEQNVAYGLKRLRLEGSEEKRRVEEALAQVSLSGLGKRLATELSGGQRQRVALARALVMRPKVLLLDEPLSALDKKLREQMQVELRRLQQAVGITFVLVTHDQYEALAMSDRIAVMFGGRIAQVASPKEIYQRPVNRQVADFLGGMNFVKAQIVEENGASLVVDTLGFGRIKTDKPKVFVRNGGAATLGIRPERLRVLWDNATAKFEVAGKVVERHYFGEITHLIVEIPGLEKPLSVTETNDFGADDIPVGTSIRLAYDPEALVAMAD; translated from the coding sequence ATGATCGAGATCAAGAGCGTTACCCGCAGCTACGGTGCGTTCAAGGCGCTGGACGACGCCTCGCTGATCATAAAGGAGGGCGAGTTCTTCTCGCTGCTCGGCCCGTCCGGCTGCGGCAAGACCACGCTGTTGCGCATGATTGCCGGCTTCGACAATACGACCACCGGTTCGATCTCGGTCGGCGGCCAGTCGATGGAAGGCATCCCGGCCAATCGCCGGCCGACCAACATGGTGTTCCAGAGCTATGCCATCTTCCCGCATCTCAATGTCGAGCAGAACGTTGCCTATGGGCTGAAGCGGCTGAGGCTGGAGGGATCGGAGGAAAAGCGTCGCGTCGAGGAAGCACTGGCGCAAGTTTCCCTGAGCGGCCTCGGCAAGCGTCTCGCCACCGAGCTTTCCGGCGGCCAGCGGCAGCGCGTCGCCTTGGCTCGGGCGCTGGTGATGCGCCCCAAGGTGCTTTTGCTTGACGAGCCGCTGTCGGCGCTGGACAAGAAGCTGCGCGAACAGATGCAGGTCGAATTGCGCCGACTGCAACAAGCCGTCGGCATCACCTTCGTCCTGGTCACCCACGACCAGTATGAGGCGCTGGCCATGTCCGACCGCATCGCGGTGATGTTCGGCGGCAGGATCGCGCAGGTCGCCTCGCCCAAGGAAATTTACCAACGGCCAGTCAACCGCCAGGTGGCCGACTTTCTCGGCGGCATGAATTTCGTCAAGGCCCAAATCGTCGAGGAGAACGGCGCATCGCTGGTCGTCGACACGCTCGGCTTCGGCCGGATCAAAACGGACAAACCCAAAGTGTTCGTCCGCAATGGCGGCGCAGCGACGCTGGGCATCCGGCCAGAGCGACTGCGTGTGCTATGGGACAATGCGACGGCCAAATTCGAGGTCGCCGGCAAGGTGGTCGAGCGCCATTATTTCGGCGAGATCACCCATTTGATCGTCGAGATACCGGGGCTGGAAAAACCGCTGTCGGTGACCGAAACCAACGATTTCGGCGCCGACGACATCCCGGTCGGCACCTCGATCCGCCTCGCCTACGACCCCGAGGCTTTGGTGGCGATGGCGGACTGA
- a CDS encoding ABC transporter permease: MTAARRFLASGWLSTYAFLYVVFLYLPVIFLPIFSLNTSATPKFPLSGFTLKWYQDLPRTPALLDAAWNSLIVGVSASILATVLGILAARSITRYRYPGRRAINGLIMAPLVLPEIIVAISMLLVMLQLGLSLSLFTVVLGHVLVCIPYSMTVLTSGFEGFDRSLEEASADLGESAFGTFRRVTLPMVAPAIISSLLVCFTISLDEFVISFFLTGTETTLPIYIWGQLRFAAKLPGVLALGTLLLIASFLLMTVAEILRRRAAKRTQNEGGLYA, translated from the coding sequence ATGACAGCGGCGCGGCGTTTCCTGGCCAGTGGCTGGCTGTCGACCTATGCGTTTCTCTACGTCGTCTTCCTCTATCTGCCGGTAATCTTCCTGCCGATCTTCTCGCTCAACACCTCCGCGACGCCGAAATTTCCGCTCTCCGGCTTCACGCTCAAATGGTATCAGGACCTGCCGCGCACCCCGGCACTGCTCGACGCCGCCTGGAACAGCCTGATCGTCGGTGTGTCGGCCTCCATCCTGGCTACCGTTCTTGGCATCCTCGCCGCCCGCTCGATAACCCGCTACCGCTATCCCGGCCGCCGCGCCATCAACGGCCTGATCATGGCGCCGCTGGTGCTGCCGGAAATCATCGTCGCCATCTCCATGCTTTTGGTGATGCTGCAACTGGGTTTGAGCCTGTCGCTGTTCACCGTGGTGCTCGGCCATGTCCTGGTCTGCATTCCCTATTCGATGACGGTACTCACCTCCGGCTTCGAAGGTTTCGACCGCAGTCTGGAAGAAGCCTCCGCTGACCTCGGCGAAAGTGCCTTCGGCACTTTTCGACGCGTGACGCTGCCGATGGTGGCGCCGGCCATCATTTCCAGCCTGCTTGTCTGTTTCACCATTTCGCTGGATGAATTCGTCATCTCCTTCTTCCTCACCGGCACCGAGACGACGCTGCCGATCTACATCTGGGGCCAGTTGCGCTTTGCGGCGAAGCTGCCTGGCGTGCTGGCGCTGGGCACGCTTTTGCTGATTGCCTCCTTCCTGCTGATGACCGTCGCCGAAATCCTGCGCCGCCGCGCGGCAAAACGCACCCAGAACGAGGGAGGCCTTTATGCCTGA
- a CDS encoding ABC transporter permease codes for MTAAAEGAPPLRMTRAKRNALLQSEPVQGLALISPTFLYALILLVAPILVVIAHSFWTQNYLTIDHTFTLENYRVALTEPIYRDLLWRSLYISLTVSFFTVVLAYPIAYFISFHGGRHKSLWLFLITIPFWTSYLLRVMSWKVILGYNGVLNSGLMGLGVIDEPSTALLYNSTAVIITLTHAWAAFAILPIFVSLEKIDRTLVEAAKDLGDGPLRSFLRVTLPLSVPGIISAALIVMIPTVGDYVTPKLVGGKDGVMIANAIQAQFGKASNWPLGAALSVTTMLIVTLMAGATVLIIRAAQRLAR; via the coding sequence ATGACGGCGGCGGCTGAAGGGGCGCCCCCGTTGCGCATGACGCGGGCCAAGCGAAACGCCCTTCTGCAGTCCGAACCCGTCCAGGGCTTGGCCCTGATCAGCCCGACTTTCCTCTATGCACTTATCCTTCTGGTGGCGCCGATCCTGGTGGTCATCGCCCACTCTTTCTGGACCCAGAACTACCTCACCATCGACCACACCTTCACGCTGGAAAACTACCGGGTCGCGCTGACCGAACCGATCTATCGCGACCTCTTGTGGCGCTCGCTCTACATCTCGCTGACGGTGAGCTTCTTCACGGTGGTGCTCGCCTACCCGATCGCCTACTTCATCTCGTTCCACGGCGGCCGCCACAAGAGCCTGTGGCTGTTCCTCATCACCATCCCGTTCTGGACCAGCTACCTGCTGCGCGTGATGTCGTGGAAGGTCATCCTCGGCTACAACGGCGTGCTCAATTCCGGCCTGATGGGCCTTGGCGTCATTGACGAGCCGTCGACCGCGCTGCTTTACAATTCGACCGCAGTCATCATCACGCTGACCCACGCCTGGGCGGCGTTCGCCATCCTGCCGATCTTCGTCTCGCTGGAAAAGATCGACCGGACGCTGGTCGAGGCGGCCAAGGACCTCGGCGACGGACCCTTGCGCTCCTTCCTGCGCGTCACGCTGCCCTTGTCGGTACCCGGCATCATCTCGGCGGCGCTGATCGTCATGATCCCGACGGTCGGCGACTATGTCACGCCGAAGCTTGTCGGCGGCAAGGACGGCGTCATGATCGCCAACGCCATCCAGGCGCAGTTCGGCAAGGCGTCCAACTGGCCGCTGGGCGCGGCACTTTCCGTCACCACCATGCTGATCGTGACACTGATGGCGGGCGCCACCGTGCTGATCATCCGCGCCGCCCAGAGGCTGGCGCGATGA
- a CDS encoding aminotransferase, which yields MAAARDLRATETAGAGTEDAVELAKRHLVQPWPFAGSVGAEARALIGEGDGIYITDASGKRLIDGPAGMWCINVGHRREELAKVMYDQAMTLSYNTPWYTMNAPSAELAMRIAGHAPGDLSHVFFTTGGSSAVETALRFMQFYNNVRGRPEKKLILSRGGAYHGSTYLSASLNGRPRDRDWMDGADDLVVKLSSPDPFRRPKDMSIAAFTDFLVDQFRDTVARVGADKIGAFVGEPVQASGGVIVPPDGYLKRIREICRDNDILYVSDEVVTAFGRLGHVFASGEVFGIDPDMITFAKGVTSGYFPLGGVIISERLLTEIRRSNHPDAMFGHGLTYTSHPVGCAVALKNLDILEEGVLAHTRAVAPYFQAQLKTLEELPLVGEVRGMGLMGCVECVADRESRDPLQLDKDVGKRIDAHCHELGLLVRPLINMCVMSPPLIISREQIDDIVAILREGISRTMDDLRREGVWRG from the coding sequence ATGGCGGCTGCAAGAGATTTGAGGGCGACTGAAACGGCTGGGGCTGGCACCGAGGATGCCGTCGAACTGGCCAAGCGCCATCTCGTCCAGCCCTGGCCGTTCGCCGGCTCGGTCGGCGCCGAGGCGCGTGCGCTGATCGGCGAGGGCGACGGCATCTACATCACTGACGCTTCAGGCAAAAGGCTGATCGACGGGCCGGCCGGCATGTGGTGCATCAATGTCGGCCACCGCCGCGAGGAACTGGCCAAGGTGATGTACGACCAGGCGATGACGCTGTCCTACAATACCCCTTGGTACACGATGAACGCGCCGTCGGCGGAACTTGCCATGCGCATCGCCGGCCATGCGCCGGGCGATCTCAGCCATGTCTTCTTCACCACCGGCGGCTCTTCCGCCGTAGAGACAGCGCTGCGGTTCATGCAGTTCTACAACAATGTGCGGGGACGGCCGGAAAAGAAGCTGATCCTGAGCCGGGGCGGCGCCTATCATGGCTCGACCTATCTGTCGGCCTCGCTCAACGGACGTCCACGCGACCGCGACTGGATGGACGGCGCCGACGATCTGGTCGTCAAACTGTCCTCGCCCGATCCGTTCCGCCGGCCGAAAGACATGAGCATTGCCGCCTTCACCGATTTCCTGGTCGATCAATTCCGCGATACGGTTGCCCGCGTCGGCGCCGACAAGATAGGCGCTTTCGTCGGCGAACCGGTGCAGGCATCGGGTGGCGTCATCGTGCCACCGGACGGCTATCTCAAGCGCATCCGCGAGATCTGCCGCGACAACGACATCCTCTATGTCTCCGACGAGGTGGTGACCGCCTTCGGCCGGCTTGGCCATGTCTTTGCTTCCGGCGAGGTGTTCGGCATCGATCCGGACATGATCACGTTCGCCAAGGGCGTGACGTCAGGCTATTTTCCGCTCGGCGGCGTCATCATCTCTGAACGGCTGCTGACGGAAATACGCCGCTCCAACCATCCGGACGCCATGTTCGGTCACGGCCTGACCTACACCAGCCACCCGGTCGGCTGCGCGGTGGCGCTGAAGAACCTCGACATCCTCGAAGAAGGCGTGCTCGCCCATACACGCGCGGTCGCGCCCTATTTCCAGGCGCAACTGAAGACGCTGGAGGAATTGCCACTGGTCGGCGAGGTGCGCGGCATGGGGTTGATGGGTTGCGTCGAATGTGTCGCCGACCGTGAAAGCAGGGATCCGCTGCAGTTGGACAAGGATGTAGGCAAACGCATCGATGCGCATTGCCATGAACTCGGCCTGCTGGTCCGGCCGCTGATCAACATGTGCGTGATGTCGCCGCCGTTGATCATCTCGCGAGAGCAGATCGACGATATCGTCGCGATCCTGCGCGAAGGCATTTCGCGGACAATGGACGATCTGCGCCGGGAAGGCGTGTGGCGGGGGTGA
- a CDS encoding aromatic ring-hydroxylating oxygenase subunit alpha translates to MNPHLRDVAIPNDWDRRGLPGWSYHSDALLELEKEYVFRNHWQIAGHVSDVPNAGDYLTMDVVGERALIVRGKDGVVRAFNNMCRHRGSRVVADSHGNCKNALVCPFHGWVYNLDGTLRGAARPRSFPDLDKTEFGLMPLDLEIWMGFIFIRFRKGGPQPSVAELLKPIEAEMAHYGVADMVPSWGIWTQKTPVNWKSVRDVDNEGYHVAMAHPALQDLYGATYFDEPFINGVSRSFATYNPHAGRRWSVGQYIKHAPAAEHLPEHLRKAWIYYGMFPNNALSIMPESVQFYQEFPLSTGETLLRGAIYRYPDETREQAAARYLAYRIDRDTMNEDVQLSVWSNESMLSEAFEGFYLSDLEYGVRTHHDHLRKQIPVLGLETAPDEKEMWNLNEAMRSQV, encoded by the coding sequence ATGAACCCGCATCTCCGTGACGTGGCGATCCCCAACGATTGGGACCGGCGGGGCTTGCCGGGCTGGAGTTATCACTCCGACGCCCTTCTCGAACTCGAGAAGGAATACGTCTTCCGCAACCATTGGCAGATCGCCGGTCATGTCTCCGACGTGCCGAACGCCGGCGATTATCTGACCATGGACGTGGTTGGCGAACGGGCCTTGATCGTGCGCGGCAAGGACGGCGTCGTGCGCGCCTTCAACAACATGTGCCGTCATCGCGGCAGCCGCGTGGTCGCCGACAGCCACGGCAACTGCAAGAACGCATTGGTCTGCCCGTTCCATGGCTGGGTCTACAATCTCGACGGCACGCTGCGCGGAGCGGCGCGTCCGCGCTCCTTCCCCGATCTCGACAAGACCGAATTCGGCCTGATGCCGCTCGACCTCGAAATCTGGATGGGCTTCATCTTCATTCGTTTCCGCAAGGGCGGCCCGCAGCCGTCCGTGGCAGAGCTGCTGAAGCCGATCGAAGCCGAGATGGCCCACTACGGCGTCGCCGACATGGTGCCGTCCTGGGGCATCTGGACCCAGAAGACCCCGGTCAACTGGAAGTCGGTGCGCGACGTCGACAATGAAGGCTACCACGTCGCCATGGCGCATCCGGCACTGCAGGATCTCTATGGCGCGACCTATTTCGACGAGCCGTTCATCAACGGCGTGTCGCGTTCCTTTGCAACCTACAACCCACATGCCGGACGGCGCTGGAGCGTCGGCCAGTACATCAAGCACGCGCCGGCGGCGGAGCACCTGCCGGAGCACCTGCGCAAGGCCTGGATCTACTACGGCATGTTCCCGAACAACGCGCTGTCGATCATGCCGGAATCGGTGCAGTTCTACCAGGAGTTCCCGCTGTCGACCGGCGAGACGCTGCTGCGCGGCGCCATCTACCGCTATCCCGACGAGACCAGGGAACAGGCGGCGGCACGCTACCTCGCCTACCGCATCGATCGCGACACCATGAACGAGGACGTTCAGCTTTCGGTGTGGTCGAACGAATCCATGCTGTCCGAAGCGTTCGAGGGGTTCTACCTCTCCGATCTCGAATATGGCGTGCGCACCCACCACGACCATCTGCGCAAGCAGATCCCGGTTCTGGGACTTGAGACGGCGCCGGATGAGAAGGAGATGTGGAACCTCAATGAGGCCATGCGGTCGCAGGTGTAG
- a CDS encoding hybrid sensor histidine kinase/response regulator encodes MTAEPARTDTQGARQGAAMAAVRVVRRLREAGDWQRDMEGILETLCSAMDCQRGILFRLRELPGQGFAQSVSAYWIDPRFGGELAAPTVIMQSIVNTDPLLERLAEDERQGKVFAGHTRDLEGFLRTDFEKQHIKSFLSVSVFAHGHLWGTLAVNDCVDERQWSEEEEATLHIIALAIGDAIERSPSDAHASEVIRRTMLQASLDAIIVIDETGSIIEFNPAAEKMFGFQRNDILGKDLLDTVVPEYYRKGYASGAEYMTGRGAPMVGQRLETVTQNAAGEVFPIELTATEMRVADRRLIFGSIRDLRDKLRAEEEIGRQREKLHQNEKMAAMGSLLAGVSHELNNPLAVVVAQSTLLHEFASDPQTKVRAEKVRAAAERCGRIVKSFLSMVRLHPATQAETDLNQVIRAALEVTAYGARSSGIIIDTDFASGPLLAMADADHVTQVAANFLINSQHALAGIAGDRLIKVRTFRSDRGNPGFSVEDNGPGVPEAIRSRIFESYFTTKPVGVGTGIGLSISKSIIERHNGNVWFEEVSPKGARFVVQLPAITAGVAAAGDNPARSSGLRHALIIDDEPDVAASLSDILELMGIKSRIVAAWTSATAILTGHMPPDIVFSDLRMPGTSGIAVYRELLAERPALARRFVLVTGDLIGAKAEIEALPAPQRPQILEKPFSTLDVRGVLSAIAEQAAADRP; translated from the coding sequence ATGACTGCTGAACCAGCACGCACGGATACGCAAGGCGCCCGGCAGGGCGCGGCGATGGCGGCCGTCCGTGTCGTGCGCCGGCTCCGTGAGGCCGGCGATTGGCAGCGCGACATGGAAGGCATCCTCGAGACGCTCTGCAGCGCCATGGACTGCCAGCGCGGCATCCTGTTCCGGCTGCGCGAATTGCCCGGCCAGGGATTCGCCCAGTCGGTCTCAGCCTATTGGATCGATCCCCGTTTTGGCGGCGAGCTGGCAGCACCGACGGTCATCATGCAGTCGATCGTCAATACGGACCCGCTGCTGGAGCGACTGGCGGAAGATGAGCGGCAAGGCAAGGTCTTCGCCGGACATACACGCGATCTCGAAGGTTTCTTGAGAACGGATTTTGAAAAGCAGCACATCAAGTCGTTCCTGTCGGTGTCGGTCTTCGCGCACGGCCATCTGTGGGGCACGCTCGCCGTCAACGACTGTGTGGACGAGCGCCAATGGAGCGAAGAGGAAGAGGCGACCCTGCACATCATTGCGCTGGCCATCGGGGATGCCATCGAACGGTCGCCGTCCGATGCCCATGCCAGCGAAGTCATCCGCCGCACCATGTTGCAGGCCTCGCTCGACGCCATCATCGTCATCGACGAGACCGGCTCGATCATCGAATTCAATCCGGCTGCCGAAAAGATGTTCGGTTTCCAGCGCAACGACATCCTCGGCAAGGATCTCCTCGATACGGTCGTGCCGGAATACTATCGCAAGGGCTATGCGTCGGGCGCCGAGTACATGACGGGCCGTGGCGCGCCGATGGTCGGCCAGCGGCTCGAAACCGTTACCCAGAATGCCGCCGGCGAAGTGTTTCCGATCGAGTTGACGGCAACCGAGATGCGGGTCGCCGATCGCCGCCTGATCTTCGGCTCGATCCGCGACCTGCGCGACAAGCTGCGCGCCGAGGAAGAGATCGGCCGCCAGCGCGAAAAGCTGCACCAGAACGAGAAGATGGCGGCAATGGGCTCGCTGCTTGCCGGCGTGTCGCACGAGCTCAACAACCCACTGGCCGTGGTCGTCGCCCAATCGACGCTGTTGCACGAATTCGCTTCCGACCCCCAGACCAAGGTGCGCGCCGAGAAAGTGCGCGCCGCCGCCGAGCGCTGCGGCCGCATCGTCAAGAGCTTCCTGTCGATGGTCCGCCTGCATCCCGCGACCCAGGCCGAGACCGATCTCAACCAGGTAATCCGCGCCGCACTCGAAGTGACCGCCTATGGCGCCAGATCAAGCGGCATCATCATCGACACCGATTTCGCCAGCGGCCCGCTGCTGGCCATGGCCGATGCCGACCACGTGACACAGGTGGCCGCCAACTTCCTCATCAACAGCCAGCACGCCCTGGCCGGCATTGCCGGCGACCGGCTGATCAAGGTGCGGACATTCCGCAGCGACCGCGGCAATCCCGGATTTTCGGTCGAAGACAACGGACCGGGCGTGCCGGAAGCGATCCGCTCGCGCATATTCGAATCCTATTTCACCACCAAGCCGGTCGGCGTCGGCACAGGCATAGGCTTGTCGATCTCGAAATCGATCATCGAGCGCCACAATGGCAATGTCTGGTTCGAGGAGGTGTCGCCGAAGGGCGCGCGTTTCGTCGTCCAGTTGCCGGCGATCACAGCGGGCGTCGCCGCTGCCGGCGACAATCCGGCCCGGTCGAGCGGATTGCGCCACGCTTTGATCATCGACGACGAGCCGGATGTCGCTGCCTCGCTTTCCGACATACTGGAATTGATGGGCATCAAGTCGCGGATCGTGGCGGCCTGGACATCGGCTACTGCGATCTTGACCGGCCACATGCCGCCCGACATCGTCTTTTCCGACCTGCGCATGCCCGGTACCAGCGGCATCGCCGTCTATCGTGAACTGCTCGCCGAACGGCCGGCCCTGGCGCGGCGCTTCGTGCTGGTCACCGGCGATCTGATCGGCGCGAAAGCCGAGATCGAGGCATTGCCGGCGCCGCAGCGACCGCAAATCCTGGAAAAGCCTTTCAGCACGCTGGACGTCCGCGGCGTGCTCTCGGCCATTGCCGAGCAGGCCGCGGCAGACAGACCATGA
- a CDS encoding response regulator — protein MFIPNLLSAESGSESIVRARIVIVEDEPDLRDAVAEYLGASGYDVATAESAAEARTLLETQSFHLAILDIAMPGEDGLSFGRWLRSKMPIGIIYATAAGTALDRIVGLELGADDYIVKPYELREVLARVRSVLRRVPQPTEPPQGAKADTGAGRRFMTFGSFQADLDGRLVTGVNGAVIDMAKSEFDVLEVFLTRANRLLTRAAISEAIGFVEDPESSRAVDIRIMRLRKKIEADPANPKFLRTVRGEGYIFSLPTGDGH, from the coding sequence ATGTTTATACCCAATCTACTTTCCGCTGAAAGTGGGAGCGAGAGCATAGTGCGGGCACGAATTGTCATCGTCGAGGACGAGCCCGATCTGAGGGACGCGGTTGCCGAATATCTCGGCGCCAGCGGCTACGATGTGGCCACGGCGGAAAGCGCCGCAGAAGCCCGGACCTTGCTGGAAACACAGTCGTTTCACCTGGCCATACTCGACATCGCCATGCCTGGCGAGGACGGACTTTCGTTCGGCCGCTGGCTGCGCTCGAAAATGCCGATCGGCATCATCTATGCCACCGCCGCCGGCACCGCGCTCGACCGCATCGTCGGGCTGGAACTTGGTGCCGACGATTATATCGTCAAGCCCTACGAATTGCGTGAAGTGCTGGCGCGGGTGCGCAGCGTGCTGCGCCGCGTTCCGCAACCGACCGAGCCACCACAGGGCGCCAAGGCCGATACAGGCGCCGGCCGCCGTTTCATGACCTTCGGCTCGTTCCAGGCCGATCTCGACGGCAGGCTTGTCACCGGCGTGAACGGCGCGGTCATCGACATGGCCAAGAGCGAGTTCGACGTGCTGGAGGTTTTCCTGACCCGCGCCAACCGGCTGTTGACGCGGGCGGCCATCTCCGAGGCGATCGGCTTCGTCGAAGACCCGGAATCGTCACGCGCGGTCGACATCCGCATCATGCGGCTGAGAAAGAAGATCGAGGCGGATCCGGCCAATCCGAAATTCCTGCGCACGGTGCGCGGCGAAGGCTATATCTTCTCGCTGCCGACCGGTGACGGGCACTGA
- a CDS encoding response regulator transcription factor: protein MAARSVIALVSVAETVATDLADHLERRGHDVREARQPWEAESLLSAKGIDIVIVGDSLSQAEGRDLLRRHGGEGGPDFILICRPADLVDKVLALELGAADVIESPLNVRELAARIGGLLARRGRSSQELIVLENATVDLRSAIVMHRSGTEEQLSPGQVALLRLFLASPRKVLTRDDIIAAAPAENADAFDRSIDSRIVRLRRKLDTETITTIRGAGYRFDPPTQRAD from the coding sequence ATGGCTGCACGATCCGTCATCGCGCTTGTTTCCGTCGCCGAAACGGTGGCCACCGATCTCGCCGATCATCTCGAGCGGCGCGGCCATGACGTGCGCGAGGCGCGTCAGCCGTGGGAGGCCGAATCGCTGCTTTCGGCAAAGGGCATCGACATCGTCATTGTCGGCGACAGCCTCAGCCAGGCGGAGGGACGAGACCTGCTCAGACGGCATGGCGGCGAAGGCGGGCCCGATTTCATCCTGATCTGCCGGCCGGCCGACCTGGTCGACAAGGTGCTGGCGCTTGAACTCGGCGCCGCCGACGTCATTGAGAGCCCGCTCAATGTCAGGGAACTCGCTGCCCGCATCGGCGGCCTGCTGGCGCGGCGCGGCAGGAGCAGCCAGGAGTTGATCGTGCTGGAAAATGCGACCGTCGACCTCCGGTCGGCCATTGTCATGCACCGCTCGGGCACGGAAGAGCAGCTGTCGCCGGGCCAGGTGGCGTTGCTGAGATTGTTCCTGGCCAGTCCGCGCAAGGTGCTGACGCGCGACGACATCATCGCCGCCGCGCCCGCCGAAAATGCCGATGCCTTCGACCGCTCGATCGATTCGCGCATCGTGCGGTTGCGCCGCAAGCTCGACACCGAAACCATCACCACCATACGCGGCGCCGGCTACCGGTTCGATCCGCCGACGCAGCGCGCCGACTGA
- a CDS encoding L,D-transpeptidase, which yields MYTAISAKLINVAAALMGATLLVGAGNGAAHAANQIVARVSLSQQTMEVMVDGRPTFAWKVSTGDKAHVTPTGSFKPTRMHEMWFSKKYDNAPMPHSVFFSGGYAVHATNAIKRLGQPASHGCVRLHPVHAADFYQLVEVFGPANTSIVIVK from the coding sequence ATGTACACTGCCATTTCCGCCAAGCTCATCAACGTCGCCGCCGCCCTGATGGGCGCAACGCTTCTTGTCGGTGCCGGCAATGGCGCTGCCCACGCCGCCAATCAGATCGTGGCGCGTGTCTCGCTTTCGCAGCAGACCATGGAAGTGATGGTCGACGGCCGGCCGACCTTCGCCTGGAAGGTCTCGACCGGCGACAAGGCGCATGTCACGCCAACCGGCTCGTTCAAGCCGACCCGCATGCATGAAATGTGGTTCTCGAAGAAATACGACAACGCGCCGATGCCGCACTCGGTCTTCTTCAGCGGCGGTTACGCCGTGCATGCGACCAATGCCATCAAGCGTCTCGGACAGCCGGCGTCGCATGGCTGCGTGCGGCTGCATCCGGTCCACGCCGCCGACTTCTATCAGCTGGTCGAGGTCTTCGGCCCGGCCAACACGAGCATCGTCATCGTCAAGTAG